GGGAACTGGGCAAGGTCCTCAGCCGCGGACTTGTGATGGTCCAGAACAATGATGCTCCGGGCTTTCCAGCTGATCCGTGCGAGTACGTCGTACTTGTAACTGAAGTCGACGATGATCACGTCTTTGTCGGTGACATCAGGCGGCTCCTGGCCGTGCACACCGGCCACAAACTCGACCTGGTCGCCCAAGGCCTTGCGAACGACCCAAGCGCCGCCGAAGCCATCGGCACAGTTACCGTGGTAGATGCACATCGTTTTGCGTTCAGACATAGGGGATCCTCGCCCGCGCACAGCGGCGGGCATGCATGCTTAAATAGTGGCCCCAAAGCAAGGAGCATGGAATGGCGAAGGAAGTCAGAAAGCCGTTTGGCTATGTAGCGGTCACACTGATACCCTCCGGCATCGGGTTCTTAGTGGGTGGACTGCTGACAGAGCAGCCTGCTTTCATTTACAGCGGCCTTGGCATGGCCATACCGGGTGTACTGCTGGCCGTGACGCACTTCTGGTCGGCACGTCAGCGGGCTTGAGTAGTAGGGGGAGGGGTTACAGCAGATGGGCTCCGGCTTCGAGCAGGCCGTCGCGTTCTTCGCGCAGCCGTTCGGCCAGGTGCCATGGCGTCCAATAACCATCCACCATAGGTACGGCCAAAGGCTGCTGGGGGCCGTTCCACCGGAGGCCGTAGCGAGGAAGCCCTTCGCCATTGGGGGGCCGTGGCGGCCATTCAGGGCGAAGACCTTTCAGGTCCTCGATCTCGGCCAGCAGGCTTGTAACTCCGGCGGCAAGCTCGCGGTGGTGTTCGTCAGCGCAGAAGCGCCGATCAACTGCTACACGATCGGCCAAGGCCTTCAGCTTTTCTTTGTTATTAGTCATTGGCACAGCTCCTTCGGCACCTGGACGGTATCGCCGAGTTTGGCGGCGACGATTGCGCGGCAGGCGGCTACCAGATGAGTCGGCCCGCTCGCTTCGCCCGCGTCGTCATTCACCCCGGTGCAGGCAAAATAGGCATTCGGATAAAGCCCGAAGCCGATGCGGTGCTTTGGTAGAAGCGGGCCGCCTACTGCCCAGCTTTCGTGTGGGTTATAGCGCGCATCGCGGATGGTGACCTCGCCGGTGTAGTGGACGAACACCCGCCACGGGTTGCCGTAGATGGGCGGGGCGAGGAGAACCTCTAGGCCCTCAGCCTTGCCCACCGCCCAGGCCAGCTGCTCACCGACCATCTCGGCCGTCCTCACTTCGATCAGGTCGGTCATGCGCGGCGCTCCTTCTGCTGCTCGACTTCAATCTGATCGTAGAGGGCGTCCATCCGCTTCTGTTTGCGGTTGATTGCCTCAGAGCGGCTCAGGTGGTCCCTCAGAGCCTTGTCATATGGCTCGATCTTCTCGACCAGCCGAAGCCGCTCATTCGGATCTGTTGTTGCGTTGAACTGCTTGGCCAGTCGATCGCGCTCGCCAAAGTCCAGGTGGTCAAGCGATCGATTTTCCTTCTCCATTTCGGCAATGATGTCGGCCGATTGCCGCTTCCAGCGCAGGTACAGCACTCCGCTTTTCTTGGGCTTCATGAAGAAATGCTGAGACCGGATCCACTCAACCAGGTCTTCCTTTGTCATCTCGTCGAGCACGTCTTTGCGGGCGGCTTTGCTCACAGCTGATACCTCTCATCAATCCAGCGCCCAGGCGCCAGAGCGGGTGTAGGTTCGGGTTGGGTTTCGTGCGGGGAGAGCTGGCGCTCGTTGCCGGCCTGCAGCTGGCTGTCGGGGATGCAGAAGATCGCTTGCGGGGTGTTGTAACCGTTTCGCGGCACCCAGCAGGTCACGCCGCGCTTCTGGTCGTGCACGACCTCGATGTCTTCGGTCAGTCGCTCCGCGCTGGCGCCGGTGGCCAGCAGCAGGAGGCAGAGGGCGAGGCGGGTCATGGCTTCACCGCCGGGCTGTCTTTACCGAGTTGGCAACCATTGCTGCAGCCGCCGCAGGCGCCGCACTGTTCTTTGCGGCGCGCCCACTGCACATGCGGGCCGTCCTCCGTGTCGAAGATGCCCATCAGGAACCACTCAGGGCCGGGTGACTCCGGCTCCCACCCGTTGCAATGGCCGGCGCCGTCGAAGTACGAGTGCTCAACCAGGTCTGAATCCATATCCCAGGTCTTCAGCTCCAGGCCTTGCTCAGCTGCCCAGGCCTTGAAGGGGGCCGGGTCTTCCGTTCCGCCAAAATCAGGGATGCCTGGATGGCACCACCACCCGTTTTCATCGCGCGCGACAGAGGCTGGCTGGATCAATTGCTTTTCTTCAGGCATGACTTCGTCCTTGGCCGCCATATCGCGGCAGTGAATAGAGGGGAGAGGGGTTACAGCTAAGGAGTACGGATGTACTCCTGTCAGGAATTCAGAACTTTCAGCTCGGTCTTTGCGCCGCAAGCAGCGCAAGGTCGATCAGTCGGTTGTTCAATCTTGCATGGCAGGCACACCCAAGTAGGCGCGCTCGGCTCTGCGCTGGCGGATAGGGCGACAAAGCTGCGCAACTCTTTCATGAAGTCGTGCTCGCCCTCTTCTTCCAGGAAGTTCTTGTAGCCCTCATCCATCCCCAGGCAGACACGCTTGTTCAGGCAGAATTCGACCATGCCTACCAGCGTTGAATAGGCCTCCTGTCCAAGTGCTCGGATTGGGTGCGGCGCATCCCGCTCGGCCAGCTGGTCCCGCTGATTCGAAATGCGCATGCTCTGCCGCATGATCTGCGCGTCAGAGTGCTTGATGACTTCG
The sequence above is drawn from the Pseudomonas putida genome and encodes:
- a CDS encoding DUF2591 domain-containing protein, translated to MTDLIEVRTAEMVGEQLAWAVGKAEGLEVLLAPPIYGNPWRVFVHYTGEVTIRDARYNPHESWAVGGPLLPKHRIGFGLYPNAYFACTGVNDDAGEASGPTHLVAACRAIVAAKLGDTVQVPKELCQ